Proteins encoded by one window of Salvia splendens isolate huo1 chromosome 5, SspV2, whole genome shotgun sequence:
- the LOC121804098 gene encoding secreted RxLR effector protein 161-like produces the protein MDLKAENVGILFKGDDEVKGDALVGYCDSDYVENIDSRKSHSGYIFTMYGAAVSWKSSLQSVAALPTTKAEYMALTAAVKESFWLKGIAADFGVVQAAVAIACDNKGIGSGYRL, from the coding sequence ATGGATCTTAAAGCAGAGAATGTTGGAATTCTGTTTAAAGGAGATGATGAGGTGAAAGGAGATGCATTGGTTGGGTATTGTGACAGTGACTATGTTGAGAATATCGACAGTAGGAAGTCTCATTCGGGTTACATCTTCACCATGTATGGGGCTGCTGTGAGCTGGAAGTCAAGCTTGCAGAGTGTGGCTGCCTTGCCCACGACCAAAGCGGAGTACATGGCATTAACGGCCGCAGTAAAAGAAAGTTTCTGGCTAAAGGGAATTGCAGCGGATTTTGGTGTGGTGCAAGCTGCAGTGGCTATAGCCTGTGATAATAAGGGTATAGGCAGTGGCTATAGGCTGTGA